In Cottoperca gobio chromosome 19, fCotGob3.1, whole genome shotgun sequence, the genomic window GTGGTTAAGTCtaattaatatatacacaacatacacCAGAATAATATACAATGTAATTAAGTGATGATACTTAGTGTGGTCTGTACtaataatagaatagaataataataaactaataattatGTACTGCATAATAGACATACAAAatagtacatatatattacactatatatatatatatatatatatatatatatatatatatataaaacattgttttatcttagattgttttctttagtttcaatgaaatgaaattatttCTTGTTATTTAACTTTGTCTCAACAGTATGTGTTTGTCCGCCGTGAACAAAGCCAGCTCCATAATAAAATGGTTTCCCAGCTTCCTGTGGAAAAACCTGACTCGcctgcacagagctctgacctcaACTGCATCCATCACCTTTAAGATGAACTGGAACACAGACCGTGGGCCAGACCTGTCCACCAACATCAGTGTTGGACGTCACGATGCTTTTGATTCTGAATGGGTGTGAATCCCTGCAGCAGGTTCAACATGTGGCAGAAAGACTGAAACCAAGTGGAGTGGATGCTGCAAGAGCTGTAGATCAATAACCATGGTTCATGTGTCCACAAACCTTTTGCcatatagtgtatatgtatctGACTGTCTAACCAACTTTGAACCAACAATGCACCGGGTCTGTCTTCCTGTTTACATGTGACATCACGACACGCATATAGCCGAGTGCCTTTACAGCCAGCCATTTATCATTGTATAGATGTACACCGTGTACAGGGTGATAGCCAGGATTTTCCACCCAAACCAAgacatttatgatttatgatatgAAGAACtaaaaaaagtgtgtaaaatattttttcccaCATGttcttcattcatttaaaactaGACGCTAGAGGCAAACACATTATCTTTTCAGTTTGGgcattttgcttccataacatatCTTTGTTCAGACTAGTGTAAAggaaacatccaaaatacacatgtaggtgtttatttatttttattgtttgcatCTGTAGATTTCCAAAAGTTTGCATTAAATAATGCCCCATTTGTATATTAaatcataacatttcagaagacttaaaaaatacattaagatagaaaattgtcttaatgtaagtaatcaactggggtaGTTTCATGATATTTATTAGTTACATTTTCACTCACACATGTAGTGTTTCCCCTTTACTGCtcaattgtattttcttctcatgACAATCTATGCTGTTTCAAACTCTTCTCCACAAAGCCAAGGAGTATAACTCTAATGGACAAATACAAAATACCTGTTCCTGTTTATTCTGCTCCAAAACTGTCAAGTCTAAAAATATGGTCTctaaaaacatcaaaatcaGCCTTAGAATTCACAAACATACGGAGAACATGACCTCAGTGGTAGCTAGAGCCCTAGCAGTGCACTTTCatgctgtgtgtttgagaagacagaaacaaacagaaaacatgacaAGAGTCAATAAGATCAAggattactttatttaatagatAATAAAATCTAACTGTTTAGACCTCCTTATTGACTTCACTTTAATGTAGGTGGAATTTGTTTTATGTACAGCATTGGCAGTACAGTGTCAGAAACATGACATAATTAATATTGGCTATTTCAAGTGGGCAACAGTGCAACATTttaaaggataagtctggtGTTATTCTGTGTTCTTACAGTCAACAAATCACAGTAGAAGACCAAAGTTTAGTCTAACAATACTTCCAGACTTCCCTACCCGACCAAAGACTTAAATCTTTAAATACTGTTCACAAACATATAATTGATTGAAAAAAAGATTGAGCGGAGTACATTTCTTAAAACCGCAGGTTACTGTAGTGGTTAgcaaacgttactcaaacaggaggaaatagtgcatttgtgaCTATTTTTTGCGACGGATTCAACTACATTTGCCGCTCTAGTGATTATTTGTaacagcaggacggtgtgtgtgaggattgagtgaaaataaactacagtgtgtgttcatggtaatgaaggaacatgtcagccagtgcaacagtttggctcattgatgtgtttttaatagtttttggaaaacaatgaagctctatggcacagagggagaagataTATCAAGCTTTAATACACAAACAGTACTTGTAAGTAgatacattcagtgttggaATTTGTAGACAGAAGAAAATATAGAACGTAATCCTTGCCCAATAAAGGCATTGCTGAAGATTGCAGTGAAATGTTCAATTTTAAATACatcaacatgtaaatatgttgtCCATACATGTCAAGATCTTTGCTCCCTTAGATCTTGTAAACAGTACAGGCAGACATTTAAGGTGGTTGTCATCTGGTGGACCTCCTGGAGGACAGTAGAGAGTACAGCAGAATGCCTGAAGCTACGGAGACGTTGAGAGACTCAATACCGGGGAACATCTTTCTGCCGGCGGGGATGGTGAGAAGGGTTTGGCACAGGGAGAGCAACTGCTGGGACAATCCCTCCCCCTCACCCCCCATCAACAACAATGTGGGTTTAGTTATCTGAAAGTCTGCACACTGGGTGACAGGAATCTGGGACTCCTCCGCTTCAGCCCCTACTGTGCCGACCACCTGCCAGCCCTGCGCCACCTTCATCTTCAGCATGTCTTCGAGGTTTTCATATCCGTACACGCCAATCACCTCCATGACGCCTGAGCTGGCTTTGCTGACCACTGGAGACAACGGGCAGCTGTCGTGAAGACTGCTGACGACTCTGTCCACGCCGAGGAAATAAGCCGAGCGCAGGATGGCGCCGAGATTCATTGGGTCTTGAATTCTCTCCAGGACGAGCCAGAGAGGAGTGTCTTCCCTCTTGGGTGCAGAGTCTCTGTCTTCGGTGAGATAGCCCAGAGGACTTGCTTGCAGACACACTCCTTGATGTACTCTCCCAGAAGACATCTTGTCCAGATCGTTTTTACTGACCCGCTGGATTTGTACTCCTCGCTGATGAGCCTCCTCGCACACATTTAACACAGACGCCCTGTGAGAGGCCTCGCCATCTTTTACAAACAGTTTACGGGCATTCCTTCTACCCTGAGTGAGAGCCAAGACACAGGGAGCGATGCCAAAAACAACCTCATACTTTTCTGCTTTGGAGTCTGGTGTTGACCTCGTCTTCTGTCCCACCAGACTATTCTTCTTCTGTCCCACCAGACTATTCTTCTTCTGTCCCACCAGactattcttcttctctcccaccAGCCATTCCTTTGTATCTGCAGGGAAATCCTCCAAACTCAGCCTCTTGAGTTCAGATGACATTCTGCTGTCAACCCAACTCCTCTGAATTGGCTTCTGTGTCACTGctctgtaaaaaagaaaagagtgagaAGACTCAAAATGTCAAGGCAAACTTCAATACTACCCAAGTTAAAGGGGTAGTGTGGATTGTTTGAAAGGGGTTGGATTGAGGTATTTATCCATAGTCACCATTTGGAGAAGCTGACAGGAGTTACCACATGGAAGCTAACAATGTACTGCtatggacgggggcagcagcaaaacttattttagccaCCAGCAACTCTTGTATCCTGCAATgaaaaatgactgttttttgtcaatggagtctgatggctttgaagagagcatagagaACGACTGCAGTGCCCTGTCGGAAAGGGCTGTCTTACTGCgagctgtgaaaatattctgaatacagcgtacacttaaactgatatagaTTTTTTGCtggacttttctttttggtggctaaaatgtgttttgctgccGCCTCaagtccacagcagtacatcacTTAGCTTTTATGGCGGTATTCTGGTCTGTTTCTCTAAACTGCGGGTGCCGACCGTCGCCTACTGTAGATAATACACTGACTAAGGATAAGTAGCTGCGACAACCCCACTTAAAAACATGCAAACCATCTCCTTAATTGCTTATGGTTAGGCttgatttaacttttttttctcattcaaAGTTAGAGTAACCTATTTTACTTCActattcagatttttttttaattctgttaatttactctaatgtatttaaatgtgtatgctGTTTCCACTTGAAATTCTCTGTTTACAAATGAGGTTGGATAGAACAACATTTGACaacttttgctgtaacaatacATTGACATTAAAAAGGATACCCTTTACAATAAAGGTGCAGAAAGAAACATATCTTCATCATGGTTtgcattattttcattttgagacaccatgAGACACATAACAGCCTCCATCATGTAACTTTTTCTATatcagaaaaaatatatattcaatacaTGCTGTGAAGTGAAtgcaaacaagcaaacaatggtcctacatttttatacatttaagttttttttacatattttatagtcttttttcatatttctattattttcattttattctatattcaagtttcttgatttttgcaatacttgtttttattttattataaaagtattattataatttaatttatcttactatgtttatgttatacACCAATACATCAAAGATCTCGTTTTTCCACGCTTTActcttaaataaataagtgaagcgatacaattataaataaatgtaaatatataaataagtcaATATAAATCAAAcggttatttatttttttaaatgacttttttcAAAAGgtctacttttatttattttagggaCTCTTTTTTCATAATTTCATATTAATCTTTTTCAGGGACTTTTATTTCCTAATGCCACATTTATTTCCTAGCTCTTTTTATTAGATTCAAATGAATGGGGCGTGGTTAACTAAATAACTATggaattatgaaataaaatgtatctggAATAAATTATTGTAGTCCTTTGAAAAATGTCCCGTTTTAAATATAAACCTATGTATTCATGGTACTATATTGACTCATTTATGTTTAggcctacatttatttatttcacagtcacatatttatttactattaaataaatgatattctATATGAACTGACCTTTTGTGTTTCTGCCATCCATCAGATGCATCAGGCTTGAGTTGGACACCAGAGGCATTTACTGAAACTCTGCGTCGTCTCTTTACCACTtggttgctgctgctgtcctctgGTCGCAGCAGGGCAGCTGAGACATGGTAAAAGCTCACTCTTGAGATTAATGTAGGTTTGTGCAATCTTTTAGCCCAAACAAGTAGCATCGTGTGCTGATGTGCAATGCTGAATACCCACATATTAAAATAGTTAGAAATATGTCCAGATGCACTCAGAAGAAGGGTAGCTGCTCCAGAGAAACGTCCATTAATCCTTAAATGGTTTGTCCGCAGATTTACCGAGTAACTATCCTCAAGTTTCTCCTTTGTTGAACCATTAACACCTACTGTTTTCTTCAATAGCCGATGTTTGTGGCTTTAACATAAAATACGCACATGTGCAATCCAGCTACGTACAGCGAGCAAGATTATGACCGGATGTCGAACGCTTTCACCtataaaataaaagcctaaCCACAAACGTTTGCCATTTGTGGGACatgcttaaaataaatatttagtcaaCCAAGCAACATATCACATCAGGTACAAAATATTTGTCTGAAATTGTTATGATAAGATGCCTGCCATTATATCTGCCCAGATAATTCACCAGTCTTTTTTAAAATCTGTTAAATCCTCCTGGtgcacattcaaataaaaaagcacCACATGTGCAactgtttttgatttgtttgtttttcttgtgtagcatgaaaggactacaactgcatttcgttGTGCAACCTTTTGTACGATGACAATAAATTAACCTTGAATCTTGATGAGAGTGCCGATAACATACTCAACTTTATAACAAAAAGTATTACTAAacaattttaaaatatatatagaatattataataGACTatatgttataaaataaaaaccaaaaaaTGGGCGTTTACCTtttgataatatatattttactcatAAAACAGACACTTCTGTTTACTTAAGTgtaattttgaatgcaggacttttacttgtcatggagtatttttacatggtGGTAtaactactaatactaattaaATGATCTGAGTatttttccaccactgccattaataaagaaaatgtccCTGAATTAttctattttgttatttttaatgatttgaAAAAATGATAGAATCCCAACCCCAAACCAACAACAGACGCTGCAGTATATAGAAATTAAAGTGTACAGTACATtgaaggattttattttgaaaggtcgTGGTTCTTCCTCTTGTGCGTGACCTTGACACCTGCCGGCAAAAATCCAACGTCAATTTGTATCATGTTTAAGCGTACGGGAGTACGTCATTTCCCGGAAACTATCGCAACACGGAAGtgtaggaaagaaaacaaataatcatTCCAATTTGTGTCGAGTTGAAGTCGGAGAAGACGCCTTAAACACCGTTTAACCTTCCGGATAACCGGCATTTGACGACACGGTGAGAGTAATTCTGCCGGGGTTGGATTTCATAaggctgtgtttagtctgtggTGTTAGGgttggccgtttttggaagatGTTGAGACAGATTTGAGAGCTAAAACACGGCTAAACGGAGACTTCAGGCTTCTAGTCACATTTCTAACTGCTGAGTAATATTTTCCAGGAAACAAGCAGGTCATCGGATGGACATTTGGACTATTAaccaatgattattttcattatggattattCTGCTGAATATTCTCCCATGAATTAATTGATTGTATGGTTTGTAAAAGTACAAATTTGGACCAATTGGACTGAGTAAATAAAATCCATAAGACACTTTAGATGACTTTATAGAACTCAAGACTGAggataaaatgtaatttattgcatccaacagcttgctcttttattatttttattatttttgcaagGTGAAAGCTTCCCATGTTCaattgtaaataattaaagctAATGTTATAAAAGAAAACCTCTGGAAGAGCCAGGCTGTAAAATGATTATCAAACATGGCcaaaatattttgtttgtacAATGCTATGTTATTCTACGTGCATTAATACTGAATacttttctaaaaaataaaatagtgaaaataatgagaaatgcTGTCACAATTACTCAAAGCCCAAACATTATACATAAATCACAATTCTAACAATTATCTAAAGGGAAAACAGCAAATCTTCAAATTTGAGAAACTGCAACCATGGAAAAAATGTAAGCatagaaaattatttaaaagcCAATTAACTTTCTGTAGATTAATAAGATACTCATTTCAgatgtacttttacattttcatatgttttgttggtacaaatcttaatttgtaaagtaactaaagctgtcagactaatgcagtggagtaaacggtacaatattttcctctgagatgtagtggagtagaagtataaagtgaaATGGGAAGacaatactcaagtaaagcacaATAATCTCAAATTTGTACCTAATACAGTACTTGAGCAAATGTGCTTATTTACTTTCCTCCGAGGatcatcttgttttgtttgcccaacagtccaaaaacctaaagatattgaATTTCCAATAACAGggaacagagaaaagaagagaagctggaatcagagaatttttgacctttttgcttgataaattaaacaattaagtCGTCATCAAAACTGTTCGGTCAACtgactaatcaattaatggGCTAATTGTTTTAGTGCTAGTAATCTTTCCAAAATGGGATCTcaggtttacattttttacatttaataaagaaaagcacaggAGTGGAATTCTTTCCCTAAATTTAGTTTTTACCTGTAACATATTCAGCTTGACTGTATTGACGTTCTGCTATTTTCAAACAGATGGACTTCCTGTTTGGGAAGAGGAAGACTCCGGAGGAGATGCTGAGGCAGAATCAGAGG contains:
- the mrm1 gene encoding rRNA methyltransferase 1, mitochondrial encodes the protein MWVFSIAHQHTMLLVWAKRLHKPTLISRVSFYHVSAALLRPEDSSSNQVVKRRRRVSVNASGVQLKPDASDGWQKHKRAVTQKPIQRSWVDSRMSSELKRLSLEDFPADTKEWLVGEKKNSLVGQKKNSLVGQKKNSLVGQKTRSTPDSKAEKYEVVFGIAPCVLALTQGRRNARKLFVKDGEASHRASVLNVCEEAHQRGVQIQRVSKNDLDKMSSGRVHQGVCLQASPLGYLTEDRDSAPKREDTPLWLVLERIQDPMNLGAILRSAYFLGVDRVVSSLHDSCPLSPVVSKASSGVMEVIGVYGYENLEDMLKMKVAQGWQVVGTVGAEAEESQIPVTQCADFQITKPTLLLMGGEGEGLSQQLLSLCQTLLTIPAGRKMFPGIESLNVSVASGILLYSLLSSRRSTR